One Novosphingobium sp. G106 DNA segment encodes these proteins:
- a CDS encoding site-specific integrase: MARTVRDVRLDSRTVRERLEARKKPYYRVIEAGKHIGYYKGLRTGSWLARTYDGKKYAEKKLGMADDTLDANDMDVLSFSQAQAAARKWFDELARAEHGTPAGPYSVSSACDDYLKDYQHRRGKDEYNTNLRLNRIKDALGKVEVRKLTATQIKTWHREMGEAGRLTRSQAKDEAGDRKRIAFDPKDTEAQRRRLATANRMLTVLKAVLNLAFKNQEELGISIPAKTAWQSATPTRAVDAPKVRHLTDAEAVRLLNACPADFRDIVAAALLTGCRYGELCRLRVQDFDGAAAAIRVEISKSGKGRSVSLTDEGVAHFARLAKGKERGALLLVQASGEGWDTSHQIRRTRDACVAASIKPAISFHILRHTYGSRLAMRGAPMGVIAQQLGHADTRMTERHYAHLAPSYVSDVVRSLLGSIGVPVPANNVVSIT, encoded by the coding sequence ATGGCCCGTACAGTCCGCGACGTTCGCCTAGATAGCCGCACCGTTCGGGAGCGTCTGGAAGCCCGCAAGAAGCCCTACTATCGGGTGATCGAGGCGGGGAAGCACATCGGCTACTACAAGGGGCTACGCACCGGCTCCTGGCTCGCTCGCACCTACGACGGGAAGAAGTATGCCGAGAAGAAGCTGGGCATGGCTGACGACACCCTTGACGCGAATGACATGGATGTCCTGTCATTCTCTCAGGCTCAGGCCGCCGCGCGCAAATGGTTCGATGAACTGGCGCGGGCCGAGCATGGCACACCGGCCGGACCTTACTCGGTTTCCAGTGCCTGCGATGACTATCTCAAGGACTACCAGCACCGTCGCGGAAAGGACGAGTACAATACCAACCTGCGGCTCAACCGGATCAAGGACGCCCTAGGCAAGGTCGAGGTACGCAAGCTAACGGCCACCCAGATCAAGACATGGCACCGCGAGATGGGCGAGGCCGGGCGCCTGACCCGCAGCCAGGCTAAGGATGAGGCCGGCGACCGCAAGCGCATTGCCTTCGACCCGAAAGACACCGAGGCCCAGCGCCGTCGCCTGGCGACCGCCAATCGTATGCTCACCGTCCTCAAGGCCGTGCTGAACCTCGCGTTCAAGAACCAAGAGGAACTGGGCATTTCGATCCCAGCCAAGACAGCGTGGCAGTCGGCCACCCCCACGCGGGCGGTCGATGCGCCGAAGGTGCGCCACTTGACTGATGCGGAGGCCGTGCGGCTTCTCAACGCCTGTCCGGCGGACTTCCGTGACATCGTGGCTGCGGCGCTGCTCACGGGCTGCCGCTACGGCGAGCTGTGCCGGCTGCGGGTTCAGGACTTCGACGGGGCCGCCGCCGCGATCCGGGTGGAGATCAGCAAGTCGGGGAAGGGGCGATCGGTGTCATTGACCGACGAGGGCGTGGCCCATTTCGCTCGGCTGGCAAAAGGGAAGGAGCGCGGCGCACTCCTGCTCGTCCAGGCAAGTGGCGAGGGCTGGGATACCTCCCACCAAATTCGCCGCACTCGCGACGCATGCGTGGCCGCGTCGATTAAGCCGGCGATCAGCTTCCACATCCTTCGGCATACCTACGGCTCGCGCCTGGCTATGCGCGGCGCCCCTATGGGCGTGATCGCTCAGCAACTCGGGCACGCTGACACACGGATGACCGAGCGGCACTATGCCCACCTCGCGCCGTCCTATGTCTCGGATGTCGTGCGCAGCCTGCTCGGCTCGATCGGGGTGCCGGTCCCCGCTAATAACGTCGTCTCCATCACTTGA
- a CDS encoding histidine phosphatase family protein, whose amino-acid sequence MAPFTLHLLRHGEPERPGRLMGRTDCPSSAAGIQDCIDRAMALEVEAIVCSNLSRAQAAAEEIGHRKGLAVTIDPLWRELDFGAWDGLAPEEIDPAALARFQANPDANPPPDGEPWSQLVARVGRALDRLSPRDTLIVTHGGAMRAALAHLCDLRERNTWAVALPYAALLTLEVWLSDPLSAQITGLRT is encoded by the coding sequence ATGGCGCCGTTTACTCTCCATCTCCTGCGACATGGCGAGCCCGAACGCCCGGGCCGCCTGATGGGGCGTACCGATTGCCCCTCGAGCGCGGCGGGCATCCAGGACTGTATCGACCGGGCGATGGCACTTGAGGTGGAGGCAATCGTCTGCTCGAACCTCAGCCGCGCACAGGCCGCTGCCGAAGAAATCGGCCACCGCAAGGGCCTGGCGGTGACGATAGATCCGCTCTGGCGCGAGCTCGATTTCGGCGCCTGGGACGGCCTGGCGCCCGAAGAGATCGATCCGGCCGCATTGGCTCGGTTCCAGGCGAACCCCGACGCCAATCCGCCGCCAGACGGCGAGCCATGGTCGCAACTGGTCGCGCGCGTTGGCCGAGCGCTCGATCGCTTGTCGCCGCGGGATACACTGATCGTCACGCACGGCGGCGCCATGCGCGCGGCCTTGGCGCACCTGTGCGATCTGCGAGAACGAAACACCTGGGCCGTCGCCTTGCCCTATGCGGCGCTGCTGACCTTGGAGGTTTGGCTAAGCGATCCGCTGTCGGCGCAAATCACCGGGCTGCGGACGTGA
- a CDS encoding MarR family transcriptional regulator, with product MAADTIRNNLGEWANQPIVQDQVIAYMEQLGAPALLREIYRPLGLPRQTVNRVLGRLHAKGVVTRWKIPVDSHRPDPKTRTAMLGAVTRECFLYEFADEASE from the coding sequence ATGGCCGCCGATACGATCCGCAACAACCTTGGTGAATGGGCGAACCAGCCGATCGTCCAAGATCAGGTGATAGCCTATATGGAGCAGCTAGGCGCGCCGGCCCTGCTGCGCGAGATCTATCGGCCGCTCGGCTTGCCCCGGCAGACGGTCAATAGGGTATTGGGCCGCCTGCACGCCAAAGGCGTAGTTACTCGGTGGAAAATCCCGGTCGACAGCCACCGGCCTGATCCAAAGACGAGGACCGCAATGCTCGGCGCTGTGACACGCGAATGCTTTCTATACGAGTTTGCGGACGAGGCTAGCGAATGA
- the cobT gene encoding nicotinate-nucleotide--dimethylbenzimidazole phosphoribosyltransferase, with protein MSVFPTAAALDAALNELSQPGQSAIEMARARQGQLTKPPGSLGRLEDIALFFAGWQNRERPRIDRARVVVFAGNHGVAAKGVSAYPADVTAQMVANFEAGGAAINALARAAGLELKIVALDLDRPTEDFTVAPAMTEADCLAALEAGAASVEPGLDLLVVGEMGIGNTTAAAALCARSFGGDGSEWVGPGTGVDSAGIARKVAVVDQALAFHRDGPLTAFEMLRRVGGREIAGIVGAVLRARQLRIPVLLDGFITCAAVAPLAAQAPRITDHCIAGHCSAEPGHIRLLGHLGLDPLLQLGMRLGEGSGAAVAANVIRSALAAHAEMATFAEAGVAGG; from the coding sequence ATGAGCGTGTTCCCGACCGCGGCGGCGCTCGACGCGGCTTTGAACGAACTGTCGCAGCCGGGGCAGTCGGCCATCGAAATGGCCCGCGCGCGGCAGGGACAGCTGACCAAGCCGCCCGGCTCGCTGGGCCGGCTGGAGGATATCGCGCTGTTCTTCGCGGGCTGGCAAAACCGCGAGCGCCCCCGGATCGACCGCGCGCGCGTAGTCGTCTTCGCCGGCAACCACGGCGTCGCGGCGAAGGGGGTCAGCGCCTATCCGGCCGATGTCACCGCGCAGATGGTGGCGAACTTCGAGGCCGGCGGGGCCGCGATTAATGCGCTGGCGCGGGCGGCCGGGCTCGAGCTCAAGATCGTGGCGCTCGATCTCGATCGGCCGACGGAAGACTTCACCGTCGCCCCGGCGATGACCGAAGCGGACTGCCTCGCTGCGCTGGAGGCAGGCGCGGCCAGCGTCGAGCCCGGCCTCGACCTGCTCGTCGTTGGCGAGATGGGGATCGGCAACACGACGGCGGCGGCGGCGCTTTGCGCGCGCAGCTTCGGCGGCGACGGCAGCGAGTGGGTGGGGCCTGGGACAGGTGTGGACAGCGCTGGCATCGCACGCAAGGTTGCGGTGGTCGACCAGGCGCTAGCCTTCCACCGCGATGGGCCGTTGACCGCCTTCGAGATGCTGCGTCGGGTTGGCGGGCGCGAGATCGCGGGTATCGTCGGCGCGGTGCTTCGCGCGCGGCAATTGCGTATTCCGGTCCTGCTCGACGGCTTCATCACTTGCGCGGCCGTGGCGCCGCTGGCGGCCCAGGCGCCGCGGATAACCGACCATTGCATCGCCGGTCACTGCTCGGCCGAGCCGGGTCACATCCGCCTGCTAGGGCATCTAGGCCTCGATCCGCTTCTCCAGCTCGGCATGCGGCTCGGCGAGGGCAGCGGCGCTGCAGTCGCAGCCAATGTGATCCGCTCGGCCCTGGCGGCCCATGCCGAGATGGCTACTTTCGCCGAAGCCGGCGTTGCGGGCGGCTGA
- a CDS encoding TonB-dependent siderophore receptor, translating into MLKSVLFSTFLLSTAAYSTAHAEEAPQEAPAPDAAASTSTVADTDAGGILVTATRFATPLDQVPASVTVLDKTAIDRSQDIGVTELLLRTPGISVSRNGGYGTATSLRIRGAESDQTVVVIDGVKLNDPSSTGGGYNFANLLVGDASRIEVLRGPQSILWGSQAIGGVVNVVTAMPTKTLEGSFDLEAGSRETVSARAAIGGKTGPLAWRIGGQAFTTDGISAISPAFGGKEADGNTNRNVSGRAVLDLAQGISVDLRGYYAKSRVEIDSTTADSLDYSLNKEFVGYAGLNFDLLDGRFRNRVAYAYTDTDRDSFNPTRARPQSFDAAGKNRRFEYQGSFAIAEGWTLLAGAENERSRFRSVSPAASLATPVPAPTRGQVEITSVYGQIAAEPIAGLTLNAGLRYDDHDRYGGKTLFAAGGVWRLPTGTLLRASYGEGFKAPTLYQLFSEFGNAALDPEQAKGWEAGAEQRLFDGKLAFGASYFERKTTGQIIFNSCTAASTVPLCFVPGSTTTRRTGYYSNVARAEAHGIEAQGSLTLGRLNLDGNYSWTVSDDRSAGTATFGKWLPRRPRNEANGSISYDWAFGLTTGAAVRWSGKSYDNAANTTLLAAYTLVDLRAEYKLSDAVRFFARAENLFDEKYMTAYRYGTLGRSIYAGIRGRF; encoded by the coding sequence ATGTTGAAGTCCGTTCTGTTTTCCACTTTCCTTCTCTCGACCGCTGCCTACTCGACGGCCCATGCCGAGGAAGCACCGCAAGAGGCGCCGGCGCCCGATGCCGCCGCTTCCACCAGCACGGTGGCTGACACCGATGCAGGCGGCATTCTGGTGACCGCGACGCGCTTTGCGACGCCGCTCGATCAGGTGCCGGCCTCGGTCACCGTGCTCGACAAGACGGCGATCGACCGCAGCCAGGACATCGGCGTGACCGAACTCCTGCTGCGCACCCCGGGGATCAGTGTGTCGCGCAACGGCGGCTATGGCACGGCGACCTCGCTGCGCATCCGCGGTGCCGAGTCCGACCAGACCGTGGTGGTGATCGACGGGGTCAAGCTCAACGATCCCTCGTCGACCGGCGGCGGCTACAACTTTGCCAACCTGCTGGTCGGTGATGCCTCGCGCATCGAGGTGCTGCGCGGGCCGCAGTCGATCCTCTGGGGCAGCCAGGCGATCGGCGGCGTGGTCAACGTGGTCACTGCCATGCCGACCAAGACGCTCGAAGGCAGCTTCGACCTCGAGGCCGGCTCGCGCGAGACGGTCAGCGCCCGTGCGGCGATCGGCGGCAAGACCGGGCCGCTCGCCTGGCGCATCGGCGGCCAGGCCTTCACCACCGACGGCATCTCGGCGATCTCGCCGGCCTTCGGCGGCAAGGAGGCCGACGGCAATACCAACCGCAACGTCAGCGGCCGGGCCGTGCTCGACTTGGCGCAAGGTATTTCTGTCGACCTGCGCGGTTACTACGCGAAGTCGCGGGTAGAGATCGACAGCACGACTGCGGATTCGCTCGACTACTCGCTCAACAAGGAATTCGTCGGCTACGCGGGCCTGAACTTCGACCTGCTCGACGGACGGTTCCGCAACCGCGTCGCCTATGCCTACACCGATACCGACCGCGACAGCTTCAATCCCACCCGCGCGCGGCCGCAGAGCTTCGATGCGGCCGGAAAGAACCGGCGGTTCGAATATCAGGGCAGCTTCGCCATCGCCGAAGGCTGGACGCTGCTTGCCGGCGCCGAGAACGAGCGCTCGCGCTTCCGCAGCGTCTCGCCGGCAGCCTCGCTGGCGACGCCGGTGCCGGCCCCGACGCGTGGGCAAGTGGAGATCACCAGCGTCTATGGCCAGATCGCGGCCGAGCCGATCGCGGGCCTGACGCTCAACGCCGGCCTGCGCTACGACGATCACGATCGTTATGGCGGCAAGACGCTGTTCGCCGCGGGCGGGGTCTGGCGACTGCCCACGGGCACTCTGCTGCGCGCCAGCTATGGCGAGGGCTTCAAGGCACCGACGCTCTACCAATTGTTCTCCGAATTCGGCAACGCGGCGCTCGATCCCGAACAGGCCAAGGGCTGGGAAGCAGGGGCAGAGCAACGCCTGTTCGACGGCAAGTTGGCCTTCGGCGCCTCCTATTTCGAGCGGAAGACCACGGGCCAGATCATCTTCAACAGCTGCACGGCGGCCTCGACTGTGCCGCTCTGCTTCGTCCCCGGCAGCACGACGACGCGGCGGACCGGTTACTACTCGAACGTCGCGCGCGCGGAGGCTCACGGGATCGAGGCGCAGGGGTCGCTTACGCTTGGCAGGCTCAACCTCGACGGCAATTATAGCTGGACTGTTTCCGACGATCGCTCGGCGGGCACTGCCACCTTCGGCAAGTGGCTGCCGCGGCGGCCGCGTAACGAGGCCAACGGTTCGATCAGCTATGACTGGGCATTCGGCCTCACCACCGGCGCGGCTGTGCGCTGGTCGGGCAAGAGCTATGACAATGCCGCCAATACGACGCTGCTCGCTGCCTATACGCTGGTCGACCTGCGCGCCGAGTACAAGCTGAGCGACGCGGTGCGCTTCTTCGCCCGCGCCGAGAACCTGTTCGACGAGAAGTACATGACCGCCTACCGCTACGGCACGCTCGGCCGCAGCATCTATGCCGGTATAAGAGGACGCTTCTGA
- a CDS encoding IS3 family transposase (programmed frameshift), with the protein MKRSRFSEEQIIAILKEQEAGAPTADVCRRHGVSSATFYKWKAKFGGLEVSEAKRLRQLEDENAKLKKLLAEAMLDNAMLKEITGKKMVTPAVRREAVAHLEQVFEVSQRRACDVLGVDRTMVRYRSRRGDDGAIRERMRGLAAERRRFGYRRLHWLLGREGVVINHKKFRRLYREERLQVRRRGGRKRALGTRAPMTIPQGRNQRWSLDFVSDAFACGRRFRIFAVVDDFTRECVRLIADTSISGMRVARELDWAIVERARPAMIVSDNGTELTSMAILRWSKERNVEWHYIAPGKPQQNGFIESFNARLRDECLNETIFTSLPQARSVLAAWRHDYNHHRPHSSLDNMTPAEMAAKSVGKPGWGLTPNPVVITPKHGHQSGHRLYS; encoded by the exons ATGAAGCGGAGCAGGTTCAGCGAAGAGCAGATCATTGCGATCTTGAAGGAGCAGGAGGCCGGGGCGCCGACGGCGGACGTGTGCCGGCGTCACGGGGTGAGCAGCGCGACCTTTTACAAGTGGAAGGCCAAGTTTGGCGGCTTGGAGGTGTCGGAGGCGAAGCGCCTGCGGCAGCTTGAGGACGAGAACGCGAAGCTGAAGAAGCTGCTCGCGGAGGCGATGCTGGACAACGCGATGCTCAAGGAGATCACCG GCAAAAAAATGGTGACGCCCGCTGTCAGGCGGGAAGCGGTGGCTCACCTCGAGCAGGTGTTTGAGGTGAGCCAGCGGCGGGCGTGTGATGTTCTGGGCGTGGACCGGACGATGGTGCGGTATCGCAGCCGGCGAGGCGATGACGGTGCGATCCGGGAGCGGATGCGCGGCCTGGCGGCGGAGCGTCGGCGGTTCGGCTATCGCCGCCTGCACTGGCTGCTGGGGCGCGAGGGCGTCGTGATCAACCACAAGAAGTTCCGCCGGCTGTACCGCGAGGAACGGCTGCAGGTGCGTCGCCGCGGTGGCCGCAAGCGGGCGCTGGGCACGCGTGCACCGATGACGATCCCGCAAGGTCGCAACCAGCGCTGGTCGCTCGACTTCGTGTCGGACGCGTTCGCCTGTGGCCGGCGGTTCCGTATCTTTGCGGTGGTCGACGACTTCACCCGCGAGTGTGTCCGGCTCATCGCCGACACCTCGATCTCCGGGATGCGCGTGGCGCGCGAACTCGACTGGGCGATTGTCGAGCGGGCACGTCCGGCGATGATCGTCAGCGATAATGGCACCGAACTGACCAGCATGGCGATCCTGCGCTGGTCGAAGGAACGCAACGTCGAGTGGCACTACATCGCGCCGGGCAAGCCGCAGCAGAACGGGTTTATCGAAAGCTTCAACGCCCGGCTTCGGGACGAGTGTTTGAACGAGACGATCTTCACCAGCCTGCCTCAGGCCCGATCGGTGCTCGCCGCCTGGCGACATGATTACAACCATCACCGGCCCCACTCGAGCCTAGACAACATGACCCCGGCCGAGATGGCAGCCAAATCAGTCGGCAAACCGGGTTGGGGGTTAACCCCCAACCCGGTTGTCATCACGCCCAAGCATGGGCATCAATCGGGCCACCGGCTCTACTCTTAG
- the cbiB gene encoding adenosylcobinamide-phosphate synthase CbiB, whose amino-acid sequence MAEPVALLALAVDAVLSWPRWLYRLVGHPVGFFARLITLCARWWNEPSSPKIRRQAGGVATVLVLLLVAGGGGWALQAVLLNHAGFWAWPAIALLAAPGLAQRSLYDHVVPVAAALEAQDLPAARRAVSMIVGRDTAMLDEAGVSRAAIESLAESFCDGVAAPLFWLLMGGLPGIWLYKAINTADSLIGHREAPWGAFGWAAARSDDLLNLVPARIAGLLICICGGGGWRTLWRDAGKHASPNAGWPEAAMAGALDLRLAGPIAYDGIISEKAWIGDGRDTASAIDIRQALTIYRRACLGLWMIAAAVAWVG is encoded by the coding sequence TTGGCTGAGCCGGTCGCACTGCTCGCCCTGGCGGTCGATGCGGTGCTGAGCTGGCCGCGATGGCTTTACCGGCTCGTCGGTCATCCTGTGGGCTTCTTCGCCCGCCTCATCACCCTTTGCGCGCGGTGGTGGAACGAGCCCTCCTCTCCGAAGATACGGCGCCAGGCAGGAGGCGTGGCGACAGTGCTGGTCCTGCTCCTCGTTGCCGGCGGGGGCGGTTGGGCGCTCCAGGCGGTTCTGCTGAACCATGCCGGTTTTTGGGCATGGCCGGCGATCGCGCTACTCGCCGCGCCCGGCCTGGCGCAGCGCAGCCTCTACGATCATGTCGTTCCGGTCGCCGCGGCACTCGAGGCGCAGGACCTGCCGGCGGCGCGCAGAGCCGTCTCGATGATCGTCGGCCGCGACACCGCCATGCTCGACGAAGCTGGCGTCTCGCGCGCCGCGATCGAAAGCCTCGCCGAAAGCTTCTGCGACGGCGTCGCGGCGCCGCTGTTCTGGCTGCTTATGGGCGGGCTTCCCGGCATCTGGCTCTACAAGGCTATCAATACCGCCGACAGTCTGATCGGCCACCGCGAGGCACCCTGGGGTGCGTTCGGCTGGGCCGCGGCGCGCAGCGACGACCTGCTCAATCTCGTGCCGGCGCGTATTGCCGGCTTGCTGATCTGCATCTGCGGCGGAGGAGGCTGGCGTACGCTCTGGCGCGACGCAGGCAAGCATGCCTCGCCGAATGCGGGTTGGCCCGAGGCGGCGATGGCCGGCGCGCTCGACCTGCGCCTGGCCGGCCCTATCGCCTATGACGGCATCATCTCGGAAAAGGCCTGGATCGGCGACGGTCGCGACACGGCTAGTGCAATCGATATCAGGCAAGCGCTGACGATCTACCGCCGCGCATGCCTCGGTCTTTGGATGATAGCTGCGGCGGTGGCGTGGGTCGGCTGA
- the cobU gene encoding bifunctional adenosylcobinamide kinase/adenosylcobinamide-phosphate guanylyltransferase, translated as MKSSLLVLGGARSGKSAYAQARAEALHGGLIYIATAQAFDAEMVDRIARHRADRGARWATVEEPLDLPAAIEANSRTNSVVLVDCLTLWASNLLLAEHDLAAAMQALTKAVTGRQGAVILVANEVGLGIVPDNALARQFRDYAGSINQAVAAVADEVVMMFAGLPMTIKPAPSPVHQR; from the coding sequence ATGAAATCAAGCCTGTTGGTTCTTGGTGGCGCAAGGTCGGGAAAGAGCGCTTATGCCCAGGCGCGCGCAGAAGCCCTGCATGGCGGTCTGATCTATATCGCCACGGCCCAGGCCTTTGACGCGGAAATGGTCGATCGCATCGCAAGACACCGCGCCGACCGCGGTGCGCGCTGGGCGACGGTCGAGGAACCGCTCGACCTACCGGCCGCGATCGAGGCCAATTCGCGAACGAATAGCGTCGTCCTGGTCGACTGCCTAACCCTCTGGGCGTCAAATCTCTTGCTGGCGGAACACGACCTAGCCGCGGCCATGCAGGCGCTTACGAAGGCTGTAACGGGCCGTCAGGGGGCGGTGATCCTCGTCGCCAACGAGGTGGGCCTCGGGATCGTCCCTGACAATGCGCTTGCCCGCCAGTTTCGCGACTATGCCGGCAGTATCAATCAGGCGGTCGCGGCCGTAGCAGACGAAGTGGTGATGATGTTCGCCGGCCTGCCCATGACGATAAAACCGGCGCCAAGTCCGGTGCACCAGCGATGA
- a CDS encoding threonine-phosphate decarboxylase, producing the protein MSEWTYHGGRLSEAKARFGESGEPWLDLSTGINPHAWPGASAMSIDWQALPDVQALADLECAAADYFGVDSAYVCAVPGTEIGLRLLGDMLPGAAAHVVPSYRTHAEMFGQSRPVSINEFAGCSEATLLLANPNNPDGRITPRANLLTPLDRLQEGARWLVIDEAFADVLPEASLADHIDDTRQLIIMRSFGKFFGLAGLRLGFVLGPRKIIGQFRERLGSWPVSSAALAIGRAAYRDNEWIGGMRSRLRDEAAALDIMLKGHGLMPIGDCPLFRLIETDNGGALFERLARRSILTRPFADNPRWLRLGLPADERGLVRLDRALALG; encoded by the coding sequence ATGAGCGAATGGACCTATCACGGCGGCCGGCTGAGCGAAGCCAAGGCGCGCTTCGGCGAGAGCGGCGAGCCGTGGCTCGATCTTTCGACGGGCATCAACCCGCATGCCTGGCCGGGTGCATCGGCGATGTCTATCGACTGGCAAGCCTTGCCCGACGTCCAGGCGCTGGCCGATCTGGAATGCGCCGCCGCAGACTATTTCGGTGTCGATTCGGCTTACGTCTGCGCGGTGCCCGGCACCGAAATCGGCCTGCGCCTGCTCGGTGACATGCTGCCGGGCGCTGCGGCCCATGTCGTGCCGTCCTACCGCACCCATGCCGAGATGTTCGGGCAATCGCGGCCGGTGTCGATCAACGAGTTTGCGGGGTGTTCCGAGGCAACCTTGCTGCTCGCCAATCCTAACAACCCCGATGGACGGATCACACCGCGCGCCAACCTGCTGACGCCGCTTGATCGGCTTCAGGAGGGAGCGCGCTGGCTGGTGATCGACGAGGCATTCGCCGATGTCTTACCGGAAGCAAGCCTCGCGGACCACATCGACGACACCCGGCAACTGATCATCATGCGCTCGTTCGGCAAGTTCTTCGGGCTGGCCGGACTACGGCTCGGTTTCGTTCTCGGGCCGCGCAAGATCATCGGCCAGTTCCGCGAGAGGTTGGGCAGTTGGCCGGTCTCCTCGGCGGCGCTCGCGATCGGCCGGGCCGCCTATCGCGACAACGAATGGATCGGGGGCATGCGCTCGCGCCTGCGCGATGAAGCGGCCGCGCTCGATATCATGCTGAAGGGCCATGGCTTGATGCCGATCGGTGACTGCCCGCTGTTTCGTCTGATCGAGACGGACAATGGCGGTGCGCTGTTCGAACGCCTCGCGCGGCGCTCGATCCTGACACGTCCCTTTGCCGATAACCCTCGCTGGCTGAGGCTCGGCCTACCCGCCGACGAGCGAGGGCTTGTCCGTCTCGACCGGGCGCTTGCCCTTGGCTGA
- a CDS encoding DUF1636 domain-containing protein translates to MLKRVDDGPAVVACNTCRFSGDAREDAGGQRGGTLLVAALRAVKASDTRYDGVAVQEMPCLFACTDFCTVHLRAPDKVGYVMGRFTPDDEAARAILDYAVHYAASEHGRVPFKQWPQGVKGHFITRTPPAGFVVEE, encoded by the coding sequence ATGCTCAAGCGCGTGGACGATGGGCCAGCCGTGGTCGCCTGCAACACCTGCCGCTTCTCTGGGGATGCGCGTGAGGATGCGGGCGGCCAACGCGGGGGCACCTTGCTGGTCGCGGCACTGCGGGCGGTGAAGGCATCGGACACGCGCTATGACGGCGTTGCGGTGCAGGAGATGCCGTGCCTCTTCGCCTGCACCGACTTCTGCACGGTCCATCTGCGCGCGCCGGACAAGGTGGGCTATGTCATGGGCCGCTTCACGCCGGATGACGAGGCCGCGCGGGCCATCCTCGACTATGCGGTCCACTACGCCGCCAGCGAGCATGGCCGCGTTCCTTTCAAGCAATGGCCGCAGGGCGTGAAAGGCCATTTCATTACGCGCACGCCGCCGGCCGGCTTCGTGGTGGAGGAATGA
- a CDS encoding adenosylcobinamide-GDP ribazoletransferase, with translation MRGLVIAIQFLTRLPTPRVTADDAAFAASMRWFPAVGLIVGAIIAAGGWGGGLLDPWLGALAALVLWVAVTGALHLDGLADFADASGAAHKDRERLLAVLADPHIGSFGVVAIVLQLVAKAVLLHAAVERSLFVALLLIPFTARIGTLVWTKWLPSLHQGLAARFVSAVRPIDLAFWATVLLVAAWFVPALLIALPLFLWWGWQVRRTLGGISGDGHGAGIELIETALLLGAVITAHLA, from the coding sequence GTGAGGGGTCTAGTCATCGCGATCCAGTTCCTGACGCGGCTGCCGACACCGCGAGTGACTGCCGATGACGCCGCTTTCGCTGCCTCGATGCGCTGGTTTCCGGCGGTGGGCCTGATCGTCGGTGCGATTATCGCGGCGGGGGGCTGGGGAGGGGGGCTGCTCGACCCATGGCTGGGTGCGCTCGCGGCTCTGGTGCTCTGGGTGGCCGTGACCGGCGCCCTGCATCTCGACGGTCTGGCAGACTTCGCTGACGCCAGTGGCGCAGCGCACAAGGACCGCGAGCGTCTGCTCGCCGTCCTCGCCGACCCGCATATCGGGAGCTTCGGCGTGGTCGCCATCGTCCTCCAGCTGGTCGCCAAGGCGGTGTTGCTCCATGCTGCGGTCGAGCGAAGCCTGTTTGTGGCGCTCCTGCTCATCCCTTTCACCGCTCGTATCGGAACGCTGGTCTGGACCAAGTGGCTACCCTCGTTGCATCAGGGTCTCGCCGCCCGCTTCGTCTCCGCCGTACGGCCGATCGATCTGGCGTTCTGGGCCACGGTCTTGCTGGTGGCTGCCTGGTTCGTTCCAGCTCTTCTTATAGCACTGCCGCTGTTCCTGTGGTGGGGCTGGCAGGTACGCCGGACGCTCGGCGGCATCTCGGGCGATGGCCATGGCGCCGGGATCGAATTGATCGAGACCGCGCTGCTGCTCGGCGCGGTGATCACGGCGCACCTGGCATGA